GTTTGCTGCCACTCTGGGGCCCGCTCCCTGACTTCCAGACCTCAGCAGCCCCTTCAACCGCAACCCCAGCCAGACCCCCGCGGCCTCTTGCTCAGCCGCTGACGGCAAGCTCTCCTGGGGGCCCCTCCTCGAGGTCCAGGCAGGGAGAGCAGGGCTGTGGGGCCCAGCGGGCGGTGGCTGGAGAGGATGGGTCTGTGGGGGTGCTGAGCCCTCATCACGAGGGTGTCATTGGCTCTGTGTGGGCTTAAGGTGTCTCATCTCCTGGACGGGCGGCTGGTCCAGGAGTGGGTGTGGGGCTTGGGTGGAGCTGAAGCAGTGGGCAGGAACCAGGGAGGAGCTCGAGGCTTCCTGGGACATCCCTGGCTCTCGGTGAGAAAGCTGACAGTCCTCAGTCCTGCAGGTGCTGCCCGCCATTCCTTCCTCCCAAGGACTCTCTGCCTCATGGCTCTGGTAAGACCTGCTAGGGCACTGGTCCCTGCGGGGTCTGGTTAATGCTGTTTCTTGCGGGAGCTATGGGCTTCTCCAGCTGTTTGCTGGCCTTGGACAGGGCCAGGGAGCAGAAGCCAGGGAAAAGGCAGGGTCTTGGGAAGCAGGATCATTCTGTGTTTTTCCTGCCCTAGAAATGGGCTCTAGGCAGAGCTCCCTGGCACCATGGATTTGGGCCCTGAGAACTCAGGTTCCCAGCTGCCGTCCTGGGGCCCCAGAGGAAGTGGCCGCTCCTGTGTTCTCAGTTGCTTAGGGCATGATGGGTGAGCTTTTCCAGCTTTGCCCCTGGACTCCGTTCCATCAGGGCCCTTCTATCCACACCCCCTTTGCTGCCCAGGGGTCCCCTCTGCCACCCAAGACCAGCCTCAAGACTGCTTAGTAAAGGGGAGCCAGGGTTGTGGGGTGGAAAGAGTAAGGAAGCAGGTAGGTGTGGGAGTGGAGAGCACAAGTCGAGCTAGCCTGCTCCAATCCTGGCCCTGGGTCTTGGGCAAGCAACTACTtagcctttctgtgcctctgtttccttgtgGGGTTGGTCATAATAAGTAGTTCTCATGCATAGGGTGGTTGTATGATTAAATCGAGTTAATCTACATGAAGCCCTTGGACCAGAACCGGTGCAGCATGTTGTGTAAGTGTAGGCAGGCGTCATCAGGAGATACTACAGCCGCCTTCTGGCTCAGGACTCTGGTGGGTGGAGGACAGGCCTgtggctgggcagggctggtccttTTGGTTCAGGACTAGGCCTCAAGGTGTCACCCCAGCCTCCCCTTTGGGCCCATCAGCCTGTAGTAagcctgtttctctctctctgcaggcAAAGGTGCCTGGGACCTGCTTGCTCACCATTCATGTCCTGCAGGCCCGTGACCTGCCCTCCAAGGACCTATGTGAGTGctgggcccagagagggcagTGGTTCTGCAGCTGGCTTCAGAGTGGGGCAGGACAGTGGGAAGAGATGCAAGTAGGGCTGGGCGTGCGGCGGGTCCCAGAGAGGGTGCTGAGAGGAGGTAGTGGATGGAACGTCGAGGTCAGGCCTGCACCTCCTGCCTCCCGACCCAACCCCATTCCCTGGGTCTCTAGGTCTCCTGGGGCTGCCTGTGATGGAAGGACGTGGGCTCTGGGCAGCTGGGCTGGGAAGGGCTCTTGGCCAGCACCAGGtgctccttcttccttcccacaGTGACCCCCTCTGACTGCTACGTGACTCTGTGGCTGCCCTCGGCCTCCAGCCACCAGCTCCAGACGCGCGTGGTCAAGAACAGCAGAAACCCCATCTGGAATCAGAGCTTTCATTTCCGAATCCACACCCAGCTCAAGGTGGGCAGGCATCAGCCTGGCCCTGCTCCCTGACCCACCCCTGTCCCACCCCTTCTTCCTGCAGCCCCCTTACTCTGTTCCCCTTTCAGAACATCGTGCAGTTCAAAGTCTTTGACCAGGACCTTCTGACCAAGGATGACCCTCTGTTGTTGGTGCTGTTTGACGTGGGGACTTTGCGGGCTGGGGAGTCCCGGCGTGAGAGCTTCTCACTGAACCCTCAGGCAAGGCTGTGTGCAGGCAGCGGAGGGCTTcagctgtggggaggggatgCTTTGGAGGGTGGTCAGGTACATGGCTTTCTTCTCCAGTGAGTGGTCCAGGCTTCCCTGGCATCCCAGAGGCCTCTGTCAGCGAGGAGCTACTGTCCACCAAAGAGCGGTCCTGTCCCCGACCCTCTGTCTTGTCCCCTGAGCCAAGGGCAGCTTTCTTGGAGCAGTCCAGGGAAGGTGGACAGTGGCTCTCCTCACCACTGGGACCGCAGCTGCCCAGGTGTCTGGGTTGGGGCCTACACACACATGTACTCCTCACTGTTTCTAACTTGCTTCTTTCTCTCTACAGGGCAAGGAGCAGCTGGAAGTTGAATTTCGGCTGCAGAATCTGTAAGTCGGGCCATGGGGCACTTCCCGGGTGGGAGTGATTCCTTCTGGGAAGGAGAGAGCCCAGCGCACCCAGAGCTGACACCCTTCTCTGGGAGGCATCAGGGGTGGAGGAGGAAAGCCCAGACCTCCTTGGGGGATGGGAACCTGGATTCTCGGTAAGGGTCACTGGGGGCTCTTTCCAGGACCGACTGTGCTGAGCGCCTCGTCAGTAATGGCATCCTGGTGGTGAGTCTGGAACCCCTCCCTCGTGCCCTGTGCTCACCCTTCTCCCTGGGCCTGAAGCTTGGGCCCACCACGGGGGTCGGGTAGCGCTGTTGCTGGGGGTGGGAGCGGCTGGGATTTTAGTTCCAGAGGCTACAACCCCAAGCAAATGTTTGGTGACTCAGGGCCAAGGTAAAAAGGTGCTGAGGAGCAAGAACCAGGGTGTCGGGAGGGTGGCATCTCCAGCAGGGGAGGGGCTCGAGTCTGAGGGGCTCTCTTAATGACCTAGGCCCGGGAGCTCTCCTGCTTGTGTGTTCGACTGGAGAAGGCTGGGGGCCAGCAGGGTGAGTCCCCGAACCACTGGGATGGCTGCCGTCTCTCAGCCCTTGTCTTCCCCTTTCTAAGGGGACCCTGGAGGGAACCTTGCACTAGCTGCCCCCAGCTCTCAGCCAGGAGCAGGAGTGAGGGGATGAATCCATGCTGGGGCTTTTCCCTTTAGTCCTCAGAGGGGCTGTGGTGGGACCCCATCTCCCAGCCTAGGTGTGAGCCAGACCTCCATCTCAGTGGTGGGGGAGGTGCCCCATCCCCCAGGCCCCTTAGGCAAGACAGGGGCCTCTGTGGGCTGAGATCCCATTCCGAGCCTCTCTGCCCTGGTTCCTCTTTCCAGGGTCGGAGGGCAGAGTTCAGCTCGTGGTTCCTGGGTCCTGTGAGGGTCCGCAGGAGGCCTCCGTGGGCGCCGGCTCCTTCCGCTTCCATTGGCCGGCCTGCTGGGAGCAGGAGCTGAGTGTTCACCTGCAGGTACTGGGACGTCCCGGGCGCTGAGGCCCGCAGAGCCCTCCACCCTGCTTCCCTTGGCACCTCCTGCCAGCCTGTTCCTCTGCTCACCCCGAGccccctccccatcactccctgGCAGTGTCAGGCATCCTGGGAAGTGTGGGGTTGACCTCAGCCTCCTGTCCCCCTTCTGGCTACTTCTCTGTCACTCCTGGGGCAATTGGTGAGGCTTTGCTGGAATGGAAGGGTGGAGATTCTTAGGTCCTCTTCATCCTTCCTGCAGGATGAGCCCCAAGAGCAGCTAAAGGTGCCTCTGAGGGCACTGCCCTCTGACCAGGTGGTGAGACGTGTCTTCCCTACATCCCAGGTACTGGTCACCCAGAGGAAGAAAGCCAGATGTGCACGGGTGGGGtgggcccaggccccaggccttGAAGGGCTGGCCTGCTTCTCTAGCGGCTTCTGTCCTTGGGCCAGGCTGTGGACAAATGccaggccaggctctggggagaggGGTCCTCTGAGCATCCCTGTTTTCAGGCCTGAGGCCTGGCCCCTGTGGAGGTGGCTGGGGCCCAAGGGAGCATGGGGCTGTCATGGGACGTGGCTTAGGCTGGATTGAAGGAAACGGGGTGTCCCATCTTTGTGACTGGAGGCTTCATGGTTTTCAGGAGCCCCTGATGAAGGTGGAGCTGAAAAAAGAAGAAGGGTGAGAGGCCGGCTGGCACTGGGAAAGGTCACGGGGGACAGCAGCGGGCACTCAGCCTGGAGGAATGAGCAGGCATGGGGCGGCCCCTAGCAGGCTCGGCCACCGTGAATCCTGAGATGCTCAGGGGTTTGCTcccagggtggggcctgaggtGCTGGAGCCTTGGCAGATGAAGGCTCTTCCTGTTAACTTTTTACATGCATTCCTGCTTCAGTCAGAGGGGTGTGtgtctagcccagtgcctggcacttgggAGGCCCTTGATAAATGTTTGGCTGGAAAAGCAGATGGAAGGTGGAACAGTGGTTAGAGGCACAGAGGGGGCAAGGAAACCAAGAGGAGTGCAGTCGCGCCCCTTCGGGGCCTCAGTTAACCCTCAGGAGATGGGAGGAGCCGCCTACACTGGCCCTGCACATGCCTGGGGGGCTAGCTCCCCACCATGAAGAGGCGGGAGCACCATTCCTGTCCCCTTTAGAGTCATTTTTGggtgagtgagggagggaggctgagagGAGGAAGTGGATCGATGGCGTTGGGTCCCCCCTGGAGCCTCTTCAGTCACCGCTTTCCTGGTCCTGTGAATCCGCTGTGCTGCTTCCCCAGGTGTGTCCCCGCCAGGGTCTGGGTTCACCTTCTCCCCCTCACGTCCACACATCACACGCCAATGGGGACACAGGAGCTGGGGCGAgggttggggagaggagaggagagaagggtggCGGCTGGCTTCCCGGGGCAGGCAGGCTGGCCCCCTTCTCTTTCTCCGATGAGGCCAGGAGCTGCCTCACGGTCCCTTCTTTCCCACCCAGACCGAGAGAGCTGGCAGTGCGGCTGGACTGCGGGCCCTGTGCCGAGGAGCGGGCCTTCCTGAGCAGGAGGAAGCAGGTGGTGGCCAAGGCCCTGAAGCAGGCCCTGCAGCTGGATGGAGACCTGCAGGAGGATGAGGTCTGGGGACTGGGCTGGACTGGGGGGCGTCCTCGGGTTCAGTGCTGGATGCTAGGACTGGTTGTGCCCTAACCAGACTAGAACTGGTGCCGAGCCAGCCTTGGACCctgctctgcttccctctcccttgCTGTTGTCAGGAGCTTGATCACATCAGATGCAGAGCGGTGCGTGAGGCCTGGGGCATCTCCTAGGGATTCCACCTCTcctagaaagagggagagaggtggcCCTGGGGCTTCAAGAAAGCAATCCCCAGACTCCTTAGGGGCTAGAGGTGAGGAGATGAGGCTTggaacttgtccatttctcttGGAGTTCTGAAAAACCAGACAAGCCTGACCCTTGCAAGGCTACTTCCGACTAGACCTTCCTCAGCAGACCTGACTAGAACTGGTCCCAAGAGCCCTGATCAGATCTTGACTAGCCTTAGCTGTGGGTGAGCTGAGTGGGCACTTGGCTTGCTACCTCTTCCACCTGTGGCTTGGCCTTCCCCTTCCCTAAGGCCTCTCCAAGCCTGGCTGTTCTCTCTTCCAGATCCCAGTGGTAGCTGTTGCGGCCACTGGTGGTGGGACCCGGGCCATGACTTCCCTGTATGGGCAGCTGGCGGGCCTGAAGGAGCTGGGCCTCTTGGACTGCATCTCCTACATCACAGGGGCCTCGGGCTCCACCTGGTGAGTTTGAGTGTAGGAGCCTGGGGGGGGCTAGTTGGGCTGTGATAGGAGGGTGTGGTGGTAAGGCTCTCTCAGACTCCACCGGCCTCTCTGACCAAACTGGAAGGGGTGGGAGAATGCACGTGCCAGGGAGAAAGGTGCTCAAGGGGACGCTGGAAGGTGTCTTTTGGGCCATTGTCCtagcagaagagagagcccaaGGCATGTGATGGGGGTCCTTGAGTGACAATCCCCCTGGCTTTGGCTTTTCCCAGGGCTTTGGCCAACCTCTATGAGGACCCAGAGTGGTCTCAGAAGGACCTGGCAGGGCCCATCGAGTCACTGAAGACCCAGGTGACCAAGAGCAAGCTGGGCGTGGTGGCCCCCAGCCAGCTGTGGCGGTACCAGCAGGAGCTGGCCGAGCGTGCACACCTGGGCCACCCGCCCTGCTTCACCACCCTGTGGGCCCTCATCAACGAGGCGCTGTTGCATGAcgaggtgtggggaggggggcagccaAAGCCAGGGCGAGGTCCAGAGATGGGGAGCGGCCCTGGGCCGCAGGGGCTGGGAAAGGCGCCAAGAAGCCCTGGCTTTCTCACCCTACCTTCCCTCAGCCTCACGACCACAAACTCTCAGACCAGCGGGAGGCCCTGAGCCGTGGCCAGAACCCTCTGCCCATCTACTGTGCTCTCAACACCAAAGAACGGAACCTGACTACTTTTGAATTTGGGGGTGAGTAGCTCCAGAACCGTGACCTGCGCTCTCACAGTTGTTGGGGTGACGGGTAGCCAGGCCTGTGTGTGAAGGTGGGTGTTAACACACCCCCTTTTCTGGGCCAGGTCCCGTGCTTTCCAGAGCCTGTCATCCTATCCGAGTCACTCAGGCTTTGGGATGGGGGCTAGGGCTGTGGGTCCCACGCTCAGGGCGCCAGCAGCAAGGCTGAGCCTCCTGGTCACGAGGCTGCCCGACGCGGGGCCCCGTGGTGAGGCTGTGTGGCTCTTCACAGAGTGGTGTGAGTTCTCCCCCTACGAGGTCGGCTTTCCCAAGTACGGCGCCTTCATCCCCTCTGAGCTCTTCGGCTCCGAGTTCTTCATGGGGCGCCTGATAAAGCGGCTTCCTGAGTCCCGCATCTGCTTCCTGGAAGGTGAGCGGGTCTGGGAGGTGGGAGAAGCTAGGGGCCTGGGCGCGGTGGTGGGCTCGACTGTCCCAGCTCCGTCACTGAGACGTTTCCTGGTCCCAGATGGGCTGTGG
Above is a genomic segment from Tursiops truncatus isolate mTurTru1 chromosome 2, mTurTru1.mat.Y, whole genome shotgun sequence containing:
- the PLA2G4B gene encoding cytosolic phospholipase A2 beta isoform X1, with the translated sequence MALAKVPGTCLLTIHVLQARDLPSKDLLTPSDCYVTLWLPSASSHQLQTRVVKNSRNPIWNQSFHFRIHTQLKNIVQFKVFDQDLLTKDDPLLLVLFDVGTLRAGESRRESFSLNPQGKEQLEVEFRLQNLTDCAERLVSNGILVARELSCLCVRLEKAGGQQGSEGRVQLVVPGSCEGPQEASVGAGSFRFHWPACWEQELSVHLQDEPQEQLKVPLRALPSDQVVRRVFPTSQEPLMKVELKKEEGPRELAVRLDCGPCAEERAFLSRRKQVVAKALKQALQLDGDLQEDEIPVVAVAATGGGTRAMTSLYGQLAGLKELGLLDCISYITGASGSTWALANLYEDPEWSQKDLAGPIESLKTQVTKSKLGVVAPSQLWRYQQELAERAHLGHPPCFTTLWALINEALLHDEPHDHKLSDQREALSRGQNPLPIYCALNTKERNLTTFEFGEWCEFSPYEVGFPKYGAFIPSELFGSEFFMGRLIKRLPESRICFLEGIWSNVYAASLQDSLYWSSEPSQFWDRWAQAQASLDKEQVPLLNIQEPPTVASRIAEFFTDLLTRRPLAQATHNFLRGLSFHKDYFQHPHFSAWKATKLDGLPSQLTPAEPFLCLLDVGYLVNTSCPPLLRPTRDVDLILSLDYNLHGAFQQLQILDRFCQEQGIPFPSISPSPEEQCQPRECHLFSDPAHPDAPAVLHFPLVNASFREYSAPGVRRTAEAQEAGEVNLSSSDSPYHYMKVTYSREDMDKLLRLTHYNICNNQEQLLEALREAVRRRRQRRAE
- the PLA2G4B gene encoding cytosolic phospholipase A2 beta isoform X2, with the translated sequence MIHAKVPGTCLLTIHVLQARDLPSKDLLTPSDCYVTLWLPSASSHQLQTRVVKNSRNPIWNQSFHFRIHTQLKNIVQFKVFDQDLLTKDDPLLLVLFDVGTLRAGESRRESFSLNPQGKEQLEVEFRLQNLTDCAERLVSNGILVARELSCLCVRLEKAGGQQGSEGRVQLVVPGSCEGPQEASVGAGSFRFHWPACWEQELSVHLQDEPQEQLKVPLRALPSDQVVRRVFPTSQEPLMKVELKKEEGPRELAVRLDCGPCAEERAFLSRRKQVVAKALKQALQLDGDLQEDEIPVVAVAATGGGTRAMTSLYGQLAGLKELGLLDCISYITGASGSTWALANLYEDPEWSQKDLAGPIESLKTQVTKSKLGVVAPSQLWRYQQELAERAHLGHPPCFTTLWALINEALLHDEPHDHKLSDQREALSRGQNPLPIYCALNTKERNLTTFEFGEWCEFSPYEVGFPKYGAFIPSELFGSEFFMGRLIKRLPESRICFLEGIWSNVYAASLQDSLYWSSEPSQFWDRWAQAQASLDKEQVPLLNIQEPPTVASRIAEFFTDLLTRRPLAQATHNFLRGLSFHKDYFQHPHFSAWKATKLDGLPSQLTPAEPFLCLLDVGYLVNTSCPPLLRPTRDVDLILSLDYNLHGAFQQLQILDRFCQEQGIPFPSISPSPEEQCQPRECHLFSDPAHPDAPAVLHFPLVNASFREYSAPGVRRTAEAQEAGEVNLSSSDSPYHYMKVTYSREDMDKLLRLTHYNICNNQEQLLEALREAVRRRRQRRAE